The genomic stretch ATCTGGCGTTCACCATGATTTTTCTTGTGGGATTTGTGGGGATATGCGGCTCCACCTATCTCGTGCAGAAAAAGCGCGACGAAGCTGAACGGGCCAACAGGACGAAATCCATATTTCTCGCCAACATGAGCCACGACATGCGCACGCCGCTCAACGGCATCATGGGCATGACCGAACTGATGCAGCAGAAGGGATTGAGCCAGGAGCAATCAAGGTATGCGGACATGGTGCGCCATTCGGCATGGACCCTGCTTGAAATCGTCAAGGACATCACGGATTTCTCCCGCCTTGAGTCGGGCCGTATGGACTTGTCGGCAGTGACTTTTGATGTTCGTGAGATGCTGCATGAAACCCTTTCGGTCTTTCGTTACGAAACCAGCTCCAAGGGGCTGGAACTTTCTTCCATCGTCGCCCCCAATCTGCCGAACAAACTGAAGGGCGACGTGTTCCGTCTTAAGCAGATCCTCACCAATCTGGTCGGTAACGCCGTGAAGTTCACAGATCATGGCAAGGTCTCGGTGCGAGTCTTCAGGGGGGCATCTCCCGAAGGGGCCAATCCTGATCTTGTACGTATGCGTGTCGAAGTTGAGGATACCGGCATCGGGATACCTGTCGAGGAGCAGAAGGGGATTTTCGACAGCTTCCGGCAGGTGGATGATTCCTATGCCAAAAAGCATGAAGGCTCCGGCCTCGGCCTGACCATCTGCCGCCAGTTGGTTGAAATGATGGGCGGCTCCATTGCCGTGGAAAGCGATCCGGGCAAAGGATCGGTCTTCTCTTTTGATGTCTTGGTGGAAGAAGCATTGGACGATGTCGAAGGGCTGGAAGATGAAGTGTCTTCTGATGAGATTCCGGCCACACGTCCCCGTCAGATACTGGTTGCCGAAGACAACATACTCAATCAGACCTTTGCCCAGGAGATACTGGAAGAGGCCGGTCATCCCGTCGTCATAGTCGAAAACGGTATCGAAGCGTTGGAAGCCCTCCGCAATGCGGATTTCGACATGGTGTTCATGGACGTTCAGATGCCGGACATGGACGGGCTGGAAGCCACTCGTCGCATACGTGCCGGAGAAGCAGGAGAGCACGCCAGGAATATTCCCATCGTTGCTGCCACGGCATTTGCCGTGCGTGGCGATTGTGAGAAGTGCCGCGAGGCCGGAATGAACGGGTACGTGGTCAAGCCCATGCAGAGCAGTGATCTGCTCCGGGCGGTGGCGATGTACACCTGCGAAGACGAGGAACTGAATTGTGAAGTGATTGTGGGTGATGTGAAAGGAAGCGAAATGACCATCGATATTGATGCTGCACTGAAGCGGCTTGGCGGTCGCCGGGAACTCTTTGACAAGCTGGCGGCGAAGTTCATGGAAGATGTTCCGTTAAAGATGGACGATCTGGGTCAACGCATAGCCGAGGGCGACATGGATGATGTGTTGCGCCTGGCCCATGGCATCAAGAATTCCGCTGGTATGATTCAGGCTAACTCCATGGCCGAGGTGGCGCTGGATATGGAAATGGCGGTACGGGAAAATCGCCTGACCGAGATTCCCGAGTTGTTCGATAACCTGCGACTGGTTTCGGACAAGGCACTGGCAGCGGTGAAGCGCTGTCTGGAGGTGTAGCGTGTCCCGCATCTTATTAATCGACGACGAACCCATGATGCATGTCCTGTTCGGCGATGTTGCCGCAGGGCTTGGACATCAGCTGGATACTGCCGAATCGTTGTCCGAAGGATGGGCCAAGGCCAGAAGCGGTGAGCACGATGTCGTGTTTCTTGATGTGCTGCTGCCTGACGGCAACGGTATCGAGGAATTGCAGCGCTACAAATCGTTGCCTTCATCCCCGGAGATTATCGTCATCACCAGTTACGGTGAATCGACGGGTGCGGCCACGGTGCTGGAGCAGGGGGGATGGGAGTATCTGACCAAGCCGCTCACCGTGGACAAGATTGAACAGTCCATGCGCGATGTCATTACTTACAGACTGAACAACCACGGCGCGGTGAAGCCGTCATCACGCCCGTCAGATATTATTGGCTCAAGTCCCAAGCTGCTCGAATGCCTGAGTAAGATCGACGAAGCGGCCAGCCTTGATGTGGCGACCATGATCCACGGGGAGACCGGCACCGGTAAGGAATTGTTTGCCAAGGCGGTCCATGAGCGGAGTAGTCGCTCCTCTCGACCGTTCGTGACGCTGGACTGCGCCGCGCTTTCGCCCACTCTTATCGGTTCCCAGTTGTTCGGCCATGTTCGCGGAGCGTTCACCGGGGCGGACCGTTCCCGGGAAGGGGTCATTGCCCAGGCGCATACGGGCACGCTGTTCATGGATGAAATCGGGGAGTTGCCACTGGAGATGCAGGCGTCCCTGCTGCGGGTTCTGGAAACCGGTCGGTATCGTCCTGTGGGGAGTCAGCGCGAGCGGGAATCGGATTTTCGACTGGTTGCTGCCACCAACCGTGATCTGGAAGAGATGAGTCGACTTGGTCTCTTTCGGAGTGATCTGCTGTACCGGCTGCGGGGTGTGACAGTCTCTCTGCCGCCACTGCGAGAACGGCCGGAAGACATTGAACCGTTGGCCCGGCATTATATCGATCACGCCTGTGAAGAGATGGGCGGCGGCCCCAAGGATATCAGCGATGAATTCTGGTCCACACTGGCCAACTATCCGTGGCCCGGCAATGTGCGCGAATTGAAACACGCTGTTCGCCGTGCTTTGGCTGCGGCACAGGATGGGCCGGTCATCTATAGTCGGCATCTGCCCACGCAGATCCGTATCAAGGTTGCGCAGCAGGGATTGGAACCTGCCGTGTCGCCGGTGCCGCGTGCCGAGGCGGAAGGGCATCCCATGCCCAAGCTCAAGGATTATCGAGACAAGGCCGAGCGTGAATATGTGGAGTTGCTTCTGGAACGGACCGACTCAAGCATGAAACAGGCGGCGAAAACAGCCGGAGTCTC from Pseudodesulfovibrio profundus encodes the following:
- a CDS encoding ATP-binding protein is translated as MDKGQFTIRNRLVWPLGLGFLWLIFLLVLAIWSVQAEREHVMRMAEREAKAFFQQVVVTRSWNAAHGGVYVLATDSNPPNKYLPVEDRLVETVDGRMLTMINPAYMTRQISSIANEDHQVQFHITSLDPIRPENKADEWESGALTEFSSGGREKFELVQTSGGQQFRYMAPLDAEERCMKCHAKYGHDGRDILGGISVSFSAAPLVETRKSSVAQTHLAFTMIFLVGFVGICGSTYLVQKKRDEAERANRTKSIFLANMSHDMRTPLNGIMGMTELMQQKGLSQEQSRYADMVRHSAWTLLEIVKDITDFSRLESGRMDLSAVTFDVREMLHETLSVFRYETSSKGLELSSIVAPNLPNKLKGDVFRLKQILTNLVGNAVKFTDHGKVSVRVFRGASPEGANPDLVRMRVEVEDTGIGIPVEEQKGIFDSFRQVDDSYAKKHEGSGLGLTICRQLVEMMGGSIAVESDPGKGSVFSFDVLVEEALDDVEGLEDEVSSDEIPATRPRQILVAEDNILNQTFAQEILEEAGHPVVIVENGIEALEALRNADFDMVFMDVQMPDMDGLEATRRIRAGEAGEHARNIPIVAATAFAVRGDCEKCREAGMNGYVVKPMQSSDLLRAVAMYTCEDEELNCEVIVGDVKGSEMTIDIDAALKRLGGRRELFDKLAAKFMEDVPLKMDDLGQRIAEGDMDDVLRLAHGIKNSAGMIQANSMAEVALDMEMAVRENRLTEIPELFDNLRLVSDKALAAVKRCLEV
- a CDS encoding sigma-54-dependent transcriptional regulator is translated as MSRILLIDDEPMMHVLFGDVAAGLGHQLDTAESLSEGWAKARSGEHDVVFLDVLLPDGNGIEELQRYKSLPSSPEIIVITSYGESTGAATVLEQGGWEYLTKPLTVDKIEQSMRDVITYRLNNHGAVKPSSRPSDIIGSSPKLLECLSKIDEAASLDVATMIHGETGTGKELFAKAVHERSSRSSRPFVTLDCAALSPTLIGSQLFGHVRGAFTGADRSREGVIAQAHTGTLFMDEIGELPLEMQASLLRVLETGRYRPVGSQRERESDFRLVAATNRDLEEMSRLGLFRSDLLYRLRGVTVSLPPLRERPEDIEPLARHYIDHACEEMGGGPKDISDEFWSTLANYPWPGNVRELKHAVRRALAAAQDGPVIYSRHLPTQIRIKVAQQGLEPAVSPVPRAEAEGHPMPKLKDYRDKAEREYVELLLERTDSSMKQAAKTAGVSRGYLYELIKKHGLKR